The stretch of DNA attatatagcaaagcatgaaatgcaaaaatataagatattcaagattacataaacaaaattatattaaaatgagatagtaaaatttaacatgtatcaatgcactagaatcaatctggattattctgaataattagtggatttgccatgcacgtctcattgacagaaaaaaaaaattggtatcactttaaaatgagatactaataattaatttctaactaatgagatactaataatcaatttctacaaaaaatccgtaattaatttcactttttttaatgatattgcacacacacacacacacacatatattctaactaattaatttcactttttttaatgaggctacatatatatatttaagcaaataccataaatctaaacatagcagaagttgtaactggatgcatcagtcacaattctgtcagcccaccgggccagcccatcgggttttcgggctagccctatcgggttccgggttagtcgggtgcgggctaatcgggctggaggttttttcgggttccgatttttcaaccctaaccctctaattttgtcgggttattcgggtcggcccacaggtttcgggctgcattgacatccctaattatAATATGTAAACGTTTCGATATTAGTTCATCATTATCATACAattttatcatttatataatactactagtaaattaaaattaaaagctGGTGGGCCGCGCCACCTCAAACCCATAACCCAAGTGGCTAACCCATCTAAGCCTGCCTTTAAAGAGAGTGGGCCACCCAGCATCAGCTTTAACCCATTCATATAAATGTAACAAAAACAAATGTTGCTAGTATAATAAGTAAAATAACGTTATATCTATCATAGAAACTTAGAGCTCCAAAAAAAATCGTAGAAACTTTAGTGATTAATTAGGCTCTATAGTAATATAAATGGACAATGAAATTAGCTTATTTCGGTATGCATGGGCCTTAATCATCATAATATAACTGCAAATCAATATTCAGTTCCCAATTTATTTTCAATGTACTGACGATAATCTATTATAATGCATATACGCTTTTCTGgcggagtttttttttttttccttttctaaatgaaatttaaaatcatATGGCGCGAAATTTCTAATTGAATTTGTAAGTGTATGTATTTTTCCACATTATTATCATTATGTTGACAATTTATCTGGAAAGTTTTTTTTCTACATTCTGAATGACAGTACGAGTGATTTGTTGTTTTCTTTATAGACAAAATGGAAATTTTCCTTGCACGAAGTTGAGAGTTTTGATAAGGATCTTGAGAGCGGATCCTAACAAGTTATCTGGCGTGTGTGCAATGGACAAATTATCTTTCCTTTCGTAATACCTAATCGTTTGGTATATTCCTTGTATGGGAATACATGTGGATGAAGACTAATGCAGAGGCTGCCGTTTTGGAGTCTTGTTTCTTTGTGTTAAGATAAGTTATACTATTATTTTGTGTCCATATAATCGAGTTATAATTTGTGTTGGATTCGAAATTGTGAGAGTTTAACTCTATTACATTGTAAGAATTGAGTGGTGAGTGTCGATACTCACATCTAAGCAATACGTGGTTCATTTGTTGCTAATTTTCATCGGGGCTAAAAGTTTAGAAAGTTACTTAGGTTTGGAAAGTCGAATCTTTTGGAAGTCCTTAATTACTTATCAGTTAATGAAAAATTTTCTTAGACTAAGTTCCTCAGATGTAGGTGTGTCATTATCGAACtgaataattatattgtatGTGCTCTATATTTATTTCTactttaatataaattattatatcaATACGATGTCACCCAATGGAATTCTTTACTATGAAAGAACTCCTTCTGAGTGACGGTTAGAATTTGAACTTTTTTCATAActcatttttatgtgaaaatcTAGTAGTTCCTAAGTTgacaaataaatgaaatattcaATTAATTCTCTCTTAACTTCATCCCCCAATCATATTTATTTACACAATCAAGTATTGACATTTCATTTTTGCATTTTGACGACCTCATATCacaatatattcaaattatccATCAGATgcttcagttttttttttttttttagcagaagatgcttcagtttttatcattaaaaaagAAGTGATTTCATATGCTATTTTATAATAGTACGGTATActaattgaaattgaaaactgaaATGTTTATTTGCAAAATCATGATTCCTCTGTCATATATTGATACTTATTCTACATCATAATTTGGCAGAATTGATCTAATAAGGATCTAGATGCTACACAATTCCTATAATCAGTATACGAGATAAATTTATTTGACCAATTTGAGAAATCTATTGCAAGAACACTAagatcaaaaattcaaaattcaaattaagtCAACCCCTATATATTTTAGTAATTGAATttcaaatgaaaacaaaaacaaaaaatcatcAATAAATACCACACAGATTTCATTTTACTCGATAGCGAAAATCCAACTCTACTACTACACACCATATTACACAATttacaaaagaaagaaaggTAACCAACAATAAAGTATATTATTCAAGAAACAAACTTTCCACCTTTTCTTCACTATAAATCACATGCAACAAAACCAAACAATAACCATtccattttttcaaaaaatcatATTGATTTTCATTTCATTTGTAAGAGTGAATATAATGTCGGAGAGGAAAACGAGGGGTCGTCAAAGGATCCCGATCAGACTGATCGAGAAAAAAGACGACCTCCTCGTTTCCTTCTCCAAACGCCGCGTCGGCGTTTACAAAAAGGTGAGCGAGCTCAGCACGCTGTGCGGCGTCGACGTTGGCGCCATCATCTTCTCGCCGTCGGGAATCCCCCATTCATTCTTCACTCCGGACTTCGACTCCGTCGTCTACGGCCGCCGCAATGCCGCTCAGAAACGGGACGACAACCTCAACGGCAGCCCGCGGACGAGGATCCGAGAGCTCAACAAACGGCTGGACGAGGTGGTGGAGAAGCAGGAGcgagaggagaagagagagaagcagCTCGGCGGCGGCGCCGAGATGGGGTGGTGGGAGGTCCCCGTGGAGAGCTTGAACGGCGAGCAAGTGAAGGAGCAGATAGAGTGGTTCCAAGCGCTCAGAGCTCAGATCAAAAGCCGAGTTCAAGAGCTCAAGAATGGCACCGCGAGCTCGCCGCCGGAAGATGGAGATGGTGCATTAGGTCACGTCTCCGGCGAGTGTTCCTTTGCTCCGCCGGCGTCTCTGGATGCATATGCCGGGAATCAGAACCCTTTTCCtcttccgccgccgccgccgccgcattTTGATGGCGGAGGTGGAAGTAGTGTTGCTGCGGATCGGTATCATTTTGCTGCGTGTGTTGGTGGTGGAAGCGGGCAGTACTGTTACCCGGCGGCGTCTTTGAATATGTTTGAACAGTATCTCCAGCCTCCGTCACCTCTCCGCGGCGGAATCAGCCAATGTTTAGGTGATAAATATGGTTATCTTCCTCAAGCTCAAGGATATGGAGAGCCTGGACCTTCACATCGGACCCAAAAGTAGTCGTTTTCACAGATTT from Salvia miltiorrhiza cultivar Shanhuang (shh) unplaced genomic scaffold, IMPLAD_Smil_shh original_scaffold_358, whole genome shotgun sequence encodes:
- the LOC131004280 gene encoding agamous-like MADS-box protein AGL61, giving the protein MSERKTRGRQRIPIRLIEKKDDLLVSFSKRRVGVYKKVSELSTLCGVDVGAIIFSPSGIPHSFFTPDFDSVVYGRRNAAQKRDDNLNGSPRTRIRELNKRLDEVVEKQEREEKREKQLGGGAEMGWWEVPVESLNGEQVKEQIEWFQALRAQIKSRVQELKNGTASSPPEDGDGALGHVSGECSFAPPASLDAYAGNQNPFPLPPPPPPHFDGGGGSSVAADRYHFAACVGGGSGQYCYPAASLNMFEQYLQPPSPLRGGISQCLGDKYGYLPQAQGYGEPGPSHRTQK